A single genomic interval of Terriglobus albidus harbors:
- a CDS encoding sugar phosphate isomerase/epimerase family protein, whose product MMNRRTFLKSGTATSALLAATRYLPADPLGLPIGCQTYPVRKTINTDFVGTMKGLRAAGFTQIELCSPYGYSDFSSLQQYKPQELRRMLSDWGIGCISAHWGAKELFEKADESIAYAKDFGMTQMAIAALGPFHPKGSETVDDVKRFVEPFNAFAEKAHAAGIVALLHNEGFVSAYIDGKPVYDMMITELNPATTSLQFQVSTMQQGYDAVTYFKKYPGRFRSMHCQDWVKDPSTSSGFRQVPLGKGVVDWKAVFTAAKAGGVKNYFVELEEDPALMPPSVPYLKSLKV is encoded by the coding sequence ATGATGAATCGCAGAACGTTTCTTAAGAGCGGAACCGCGACCTCCGCTCTCCTCGCTGCTACGCGCTATCTGCCCGCCGATCCTCTTGGCCTGCCCATTGGTTGCCAGACTTACCCGGTGCGCAAGACCATCAACACCGACTTCGTTGGAACCATGAAGGGCCTGCGCGCGGCAGGGTTTACCCAGATCGAGCTGTGTTCTCCCTACGGCTACTCCGATTTCTCCAGCCTGCAGCAGTACAAGCCGCAGGAGCTGCGGCGCATGCTGAGCGACTGGGGTATCGGCTGCATCTCCGCGCACTGGGGCGCGAAGGAGCTGTTTGAGAAGGCGGACGAGAGCATCGCCTACGCCAAGGACTTCGGCATGACGCAGATGGCAATCGCCGCGCTCGGGCCCTTCCACCCCAAGGGCTCGGAGACCGTAGACGACGTGAAGCGCTTCGTCGAGCCCTTCAACGCCTTCGCCGAAAAGGCCCACGCCGCAGGCATCGTCGCACTGCTGCACAACGAGGGCTTTGTCTCGGCATACATCGATGGCAAGCCGGTCTACGACATGATGATCACCGAGCTGAACCCGGCGACCACGAGCCTGCAGTTCCAGGTTTCCACCATGCAGCAGGGCTACGACGCCGTCACCTACTTCAAGAAGTACCCCGGCCGCTTCCGTTCCATGCACTGCCAGGACTGGGTCAAGGACCCATCCACCAGTTCCGGCTTCCGTCAGGTTCCGCTGGGCAAGGGTGTCGTCGACTGGAAGGCAGTGTTCACAGCCGCGAAGGCCGGCGGCGTGAAGAATTACTTCGTCGAACTGGAAGAAGACCCGGCGCTAATGCCACCCAGTGTGCCGTATCTGAAGTCGCTTAAAGTTTGA
- a CDS encoding PD40 domain-containing protein, whose translation MNTDPESTFEAAEVRGRRGILDMEATMIVLDQTKLRAQVERLAASAEFARADRMVQFLRYVVAKTLEGDTVALRERQIGISVFERPSDWDPKTDNIVRSEARRLRGKLEAYAASNDPDETVRITMPTGGYGVHFEELASDVAPVEQPVISPVGAPTVPLGQPAAGAENIRRPQSGLLRGNRVWLLPICVVVLLSVLFVAFHYWPGTRSRDDEYEIEPFSAEAGLQFSPAISPDSKTIAFVWNGGGNQFDIYSKSVASAELQRLTHDSLPSIHPAWSPDGKQLAFLRETGAELPQTGAGGEAQLIVLDTVTHRERLVRRMQDSLGMWGSSNPLAGCQTLSWSSHGDQLILTDPSGETHRLISISSLTGEQKTISSPGGSDQDCYARLSPDGKTIAFVRLISHAVGYLYTVDVTGDHLNRLTRDVKDLRGVGWTPDGSHLVFASKERGVYQLRTISVQGGESSPLPAATASAADPSVSPNGKFVVFVENHENWNIWRLPLKGDEIGTPQRFLASTGQNHSPSFSPDGRTIAFVSDRSGSPEIWLCDNSGQQLRQLTHFAGPWLGTIRWSPDSSSIVFDARPKGHSAIFKMAVNQGKPELVEDQPPFEVRRPSWSRDGRYIYFDTTRGGAPAIWRRDLQTNQNQVIAPAGFMIGIESPDGKRLFYQENEQRHVWVSDPDGSSPRQLSQVSPTPDLDWTLIGTSVYFASSTSTGGTDILAFDLSNEKLKKLGHVSQNLALGTPSFVISPDGLTLLYAAIDNSSSEIKLRRGALPR comes from the coding sequence GTGAATACGGATCCTGAAAGCACTTTTGAAGCAGCCGAAGTGCGTGGCAGGCGCGGTATTCTCGATATGGAAGCCACCATGATCGTCTTGGATCAGACCAAATTGCGAGCTCAAGTCGAAAGGCTTGCAGCCAGCGCTGAGTTCGCGCGGGCAGATCGTATGGTCCAGTTCCTGCGATATGTCGTAGCCAAGACGCTGGAAGGCGATACCGTTGCTCTACGAGAACGCCAGATTGGCATCTCGGTCTTCGAGCGTCCGTCGGACTGGGATCCTAAGACAGACAATATCGTTCGCAGTGAAGCCCGGCGCCTTCGTGGCAAGCTGGAAGCGTATGCGGCAAGCAACGACCCGGATGAGACCGTCCGCATCACCATGCCCACAGGCGGGTATGGTGTGCATTTCGAAGAGCTCGCTTCTGACGTCGCCCCAGTGGAACAACCCGTCATATCTCCAGTTGGAGCACCTACGGTTCCACTTGGGCAACCTGCTGCCGGCGCTGAGAATATCCGGAGGCCTCAGAGTGGGCTCCTTAGAGGGAACCGAGTCTGGTTATTGCCCATCTGCGTCGTAGTCCTTTTATCCGTTCTGTTTGTTGCGTTCCACTACTGGCCGGGGACGCGGAGCCGGGACGATGAGTATGAGATAGAGCCGTTCTCCGCGGAAGCAGGCCTGCAGTTTAGTCCAGCCATTTCTCCCGACAGTAAGACGATTGCCTTTGTCTGGAACGGCGGCGGAAATCAATTCGATATCTATAGCAAGTCGGTTGCTTCAGCGGAACTGCAGCGACTCACCCACGACTCTCTGCCGAGTATCCATCCCGCGTGGTCACCCGATGGAAAGCAGTTGGCGTTTCTTCGCGAAACTGGAGCTGAGCTTCCGCAGACTGGAGCTGGAGGAGAGGCTCAACTCATCGTTCTTGACACCGTCACGCATCGGGAGAGACTAGTCCGCCGGATGCAGGATTCACTCGGGATGTGGGGCTCAAGTAATCCGCTGGCCGGCTGCCAGACACTATCCTGGAGCTCACATGGGGATCAACTGATTTTGACCGATCCTTCCGGCGAAACACACAGGCTGATATCCATATCGAGCTTGACTGGAGAGCAAAAGACAATTTCCAGTCCTGGCGGCTCAGATCAGGATTGCTACGCCCGGCTTTCTCCAGATGGCAAAACAATTGCGTTTGTCCGTTTGATCAGTCACGCGGTTGGATATCTATATACGGTTGATGTCACCGGTGACCATCTGAATCGGCTAACGCGAGACGTCAAAGATCTACGCGGTGTCGGCTGGACCCCTGACGGATCGCATCTGGTCTTCGCTTCCAAGGAACGAGGCGTCTATCAATTGCGAACGATCTCAGTACAAGGTGGAGAATCGAGCCCCTTACCGGCGGCTACGGCATCGGCCGCCGATCCCTCTGTCTCGCCTAACGGCAAGTTTGTAGTCTTTGTAGAGAATCACGAGAACTGGAATATCTGGCGATTGCCCCTTAAGGGCGATGAGATTGGAACACCACAGAGGTTCCTTGCATCAACGGGACAAAATCATTCCCCGAGTTTTTCACCAGACGGACGCACTATCGCGTTTGTCTCGGATCGTTCCGGCAGTCCGGAGATCTGGCTTTGCGATAACAGCGGTCAACAATTACGACAACTCACCCATTTCGCCGGGCCGTGGCTTGGGACAATACGCTGGTCGCCAGATAGCAGTTCCATCGTATTCGACGCCCGCCCCAAGGGGCATTCAGCCATATTCAAGATGGCCGTCAATCAAGGAAAGCCAGAACTGGTTGAGGACCAACCTCCATTCGAAGTCAGACGTCCCTCCTGGTCGCGCGACGGCAGATATATCTATTTCGATACAACACGTGGCGGAGCACCGGCGATTTGGAGACGCGATCTGCAAACCAATCAGAATCAGGTGATCGCTCCAGCGGGATTCATGATTGGAATCGAGTCGCCCGACGGAAAGCGGCTTTTCTATCAAGAGAACGAACAACGCCATGTCTGGGTCTCGGATCCCGACGGCAGCAGCCCGCGACAACTTTCTCAGGTGAGTCCCACGCCAGATCTTGACTGGACTCTCATCGGCACATCGGTTTACTTTGCCTCTTCGACGTCGACCGGGGGAACCGACATCCTCGCCTTCGATCTCAGCAACGAAAAACTAAAGAAGCTAGGTCACGTGAGTCAGAATCTGGCTCTTGGAACACCCAGCTTCGTTATCAGTCCTGACGGACTGACACTTCTATACGCCGCCATCGACAACAGTTCGAGCGAAATCAAACTTCGCCGCGGTGCATTGCCGCGATAG
- a CDS encoding TonB-dependent receptor, producing the protein MHIRIKQIIRLSLAIAVLQLSVCVAYSQTLYGSIVGNVTDVSDKTIPNATVVATNTQTGVSTTVSSNGAGDYEIRNLTPGIYRVQISAAGFASVAVAGVDVRANVIARTDQHLNIASVDQTIQVNASSAELQTDSATIHGELTATQLANMPIGGFNNYQSLLSLLPGATPSRFQNSVMDTPSRSLTTNINGSSRNGNVTSVDGAAIQQVYLPHHTLYNPPTEDIQSVDVVTNAFTAEQGLAGGAVVSVLTKSGTNAFHGTFWEENTNSAFAARNYFYNKTYFSQAGNSAPKNILNQFGANIAGPILHDKLFFFSGFEGLSQRQLYPTIISLPTAAMRAGDFTGLSTIYDPNTGNADGTGRRTFASENADGRNAIESGISPAATKLLALVPLPNLPGTSNNYSVAGTYSLDRNSDDEKVNWQINPKSSMFAKLSYMSADVFSPSTLGIGGGTGLSPGGSNAGSGYSQTRVTIGGVGYTRTLAPQLLFDANFGIGRNNLKWYESDFARNLGPTLGIPGTNSDGNGAYGTDANQAGLPSFAVTGFETFGNPDAYTPELKNDFTFTYAANLSWAIGSHTLRFGVQMLNNRMNEYQPQRGFGPRGGFTFTGGVTALNGGASSTSTNAFAQFLLGLPDSLGKSYQFENPMTGNEWQHGIYAQDQWQVSPKLTLNYGLRWELFPIFSRDGAGLQRYDFSNNTVVLGGINGQPNGAGTDSGKLGFAPRVGLSYRLNDKTVLRAGFGISNDPYPFTRAMRDPYPVTIAQTVNANNSYVAAGTFTAGIPGYATVAPVINSNGTAVLPLTAYTKTLPAGTFRRGYVESANATIERTLPAGFDLTASYVLTQTVRQTVYFEANAGQTPGLGAAGQPLYTAFGRKAQTQTVLPFGTANYNGLQLNLKHPFKHGVLLTASYTYSKAIDVATDDDSVPLFNAIPYLSRNRAVSDFNRTHVFDAGFTAELPFGKNHAFLNRSGVVSVIAGGWKINGVVSKYTGLPFTPIASATSLNAPFNTQVANKVKPSVAYTKGIGKTATWFDTSAFAPVTTASFGSASRNSLRGPGAFDLDLGISRLFPITDRFHLELRGEAFNATNTPNFALPANNVSSSSFGQITSTFGSAADSRVMRFTGKLSF; encoded by the coding sequence ATGCACATCCGCATCAAACAGATCATAAGACTCAGTTTGGCCATTGCAGTGCTCCAGTTGTCAGTCTGTGTCGCATACAGCCAGACCCTGTATGGCTCAATCGTCGGTAACGTAACGGATGTCTCAGATAAAACCATCCCGAACGCAACCGTAGTTGCAACCAATACTCAAACGGGCGTGTCGACTACCGTAAGTTCCAACGGGGCGGGGGACTATGAGATTCGAAACCTGACGCCGGGGATCTATCGCGTCCAGATCTCCGCCGCAGGCTTTGCCTCAGTCGCTGTGGCCGGCGTGGACGTCCGAGCGAACGTCATCGCGCGTACTGACCAACACCTCAACATCGCGTCAGTCGATCAGACGATTCAGGTCAACGCGTCTTCTGCTGAGTTGCAGACTGACAGCGCAACGATCCATGGTGAACTGACGGCCACGCAACTGGCCAATATGCCAATTGGTGGATTCAACAATTACCAGAGCCTCCTCAGCCTGCTTCCGGGGGCCACGCCGTCACGATTCCAGAACTCCGTGATGGACACGCCGTCCCGGTCCCTGACTACGAATATCAATGGCTCTTCTCGCAACGGCAATGTTACGTCAGTGGATGGAGCGGCGATTCAGCAGGTGTATCTGCCGCATCACACGCTCTACAATCCGCCAACGGAGGACATTCAATCCGTGGACGTTGTAACGAACGCTTTTACTGCTGAGCAGGGCCTCGCAGGAGGCGCGGTCGTCTCGGTTCTCACCAAATCCGGAACAAATGCGTTCCACGGTACTTTCTGGGAGGAAAATACCAACTCCGCCTTTGCGGCGAGGAACTACTTCTACAACAAAACGTACTTCTCGCAGGCCGGCAACTCCGCTCCGAAGAACATCCTCAACCAGTTTGGCGCGAACATTGCTGGGCCTATCCTTCACGACAAGCTCTTTTTCTTCTCCGGCTTTGAGGGCTTGTCCCAGCGGCAACTTTACCCGACGATCATCTCGCTGCCCACCGCAGCGATGAGGGCCGGAGACTTTACTGGTCTCTCCACGATCTACGATCCCAATACCGGTAACGCAGACGGGACGGGGCGTCGTACTTTTGCGAGCGAGAATGCGGACGGGCGCAATGCGATCGAGAGTGGAATCTCTCCAGCCGCAACGAAGCTGCTTGCTCTGGTCCCATTACCGAACCTTCCCGGTACTTCCAACAATTACTCTGTAGCCGGGACTTACAGCCTTGATCGCAACTCTGACGACGAGAAGGTCAACTGGCAGATCAATCCGAAGTCCTCAATGTTCGCCAAACTGAGCTACATGTCTGCGGATGTATTCTCGCCTAGCACATTGGGCATTGGTGGAGGCACAGGCCTTAGCCCTGGAGGTAGCAATGCAGGCTCGGGTTATAGCCAGACTCGCGTAACCATTGGGGGTGTGGGGTACACGCGGACATTGGCTCCTCAACTGCTCTTCGATGCGAACTTCGGTATTGGCCGCAACAATCTGAAGTGGTACGAGTCGGACTTTGCGCGCAACCTCGGGCCGACTTTAGGAATTCCAGGCACCAACAGCGACGGTAACGGTGCTTATGGAACTGATGCCAACCAGGCCGGCCTTCCTTCGTTCGCCGTGACAGGCTTTGAGACGTTTGGTAATCCGGACGCCTATACGCCCGAGCTGAAAAATGACTTTACTTTTACTTATGCTGCAAACCTTAGCTGGGCAATCGGTTCGCACACTCTTCGGTTCGGCGTTCAGATGCTGAATAACCGCATGAATGAATATCAGCCGCAGAGGGGATTCGGGCCGCGTGGCGGTTTCACGTTCACAGGTGGTGTAACCGCGCTGAACGGAGGCGCGTCTTCGACTTCGACCAATGCATTCGCCCAGTTCCTCCTCGGTCTGCCTGACTCGTTGGGCAAGAGCTATCAATTCGAAAATCCAATGACTGGAAACGAGTGGCAGCACGGAATCTACGCCCAGGACCAATGGCAGGTCTCGCCAAAACTAACCCTGAACTATGGACTTCGATGGGAGCTCTTTCCCATCTTTAGCAGGGATGGCGCGGGCCTGCAGCGTTATGACTTCTCAAACAACACTGTCGTACTCGGCGGTATCAACGGACAGCCGAATGGGGCAGGTACAGATTCCGGCAAGCTCGGGTTTGCTCCACGTGTAGGGCTCTCCTACCGGTTGAACGACAAGACAGTCCTGCGCGCAGGATTCGGCATCAGCAATGATCCTTATCCTTTCACGCGTGCCATGCGAGACCCATATCCAGTCACCATCGCCCAAACGGTCAACGCAAATAACTCCTACGTAGCCGCCGGCACCTTCACGGCTGGCATTCCGGGATATGCAACCGTTGCTCCGGTTATCAATTCGAACGGCACGGCTGTGCTGCCTCTCACGGCCTATACCAAAACCTTGCCTGCCGGAACATTTCGACGCGGGTACGTGGAATCTGCCAATGCCACCATCGAACGTACTTTGCCTGCAGGATTCGATCTGACGGCAAGCTATGTGCTTACACAGACGGTTCGACAGACGGTTTACTTCGAAGCGAATGCCGGGCAAACTCCAGGCCTGGGAGCGGCAGGTCAGCCCCTGTATACAGCGTTTGGCAGGAAGGCCCAAACCCAAACGGTTCTTCCGTTCGGCACGGCGAACTACAACGGCTTGCAACTCAATCTTAAGCATCCGTTCAAGCACGGCGTCTTGCTGACCGCGTCCTACACCTACAGCAAGGCGATCGACGTGGCTACTGACGACGACAGCGTGCCTTTGTTCAATGCAATTCCGTATCTATCACGCAACCGAGCGGTTAGCGACTTCAATCGAACGCACGTCTTCGATGCCGGGTTCACAGCGGAACTACCCTTCGGTAAAAATCATGCCTTCCTGAATCGTTCTGGTGTGGTGAGTGTGATTGCCGGCGGATGGAAGATCAACGGAGTTGTGTCGAAATACACGGGCCTTCCGTTCACGCCGATCGCTTCAGCTACCTCTCTCAACGCTCCCTTCAACACGCAGGTAGCGAACAAGGTGAAACCGTCTGTTGCGTATACGAAGGGAATCGGTAAAACCGCGACCTGGTTTGATACCTCGGCATTCGCTCCGGTGACTACCGCGAGCTTCGGTAGCGCGAGCCGAAATTCATTGCGAGGGCCTGGCGCCTTCGACCTGGATCTCGGCATATCGAGGTTGTTCCCGATCACGGATCGGTTCCACCTGGAGCTTCGCGGCGAAGCCTTCAATGCAACGAACACTCCAAACTTCGCTTTGCCGGCGAACAATGTCTCTAGCAGCAGTTTTGGCCAGATCACATCGACGTTTGGCAGTGCGGCGGATTCGCGTGTGATGCGGTTCACTGGAAAACTCAGCTTCTAA
- a CDS encoding ComEC/Rec2 family competence protein: MALDRRAFLGRAAASLIATQLSSILLSQSETAGHSTLPPWEPGYLYIHHISTGRGSCALLILPDATTMMIDAGSMIKGFDPKSDKFTIEPRPNGSMRPGQWIARYAGEVLSQANRNEIDYFLLTHFHEDHMGAVWPGRYDISPRSQFGPYQLGGVTDVAETIPIRKVIDRCFPDYAYPSPIPGPQFANYHAFIMSLAVRGGVAERFVAGSKEQITLKRAPERYSDFEVRNLASNGNVWTGVGDETKAHFPPLASLKPEDYPPENKCSLAIRLRYGKFSYFSAGDQDHEVRAGRWPWGDIETATARAAGKVQVAVADHHGYADACGSDWVRALQPNAFVINAWDSGHPTIVALHNMLSQDIYPGQRLVFSTATKPETTIAIRRMAELASQEGHVIFRVPPGGNSFEVFVRDSSVPDGKVIAHFGSFQCT, translated from the coding sequence ATGGCACTCGACAGACGAGCATTTCTCGGCAGAGCTGCTGCTTCGCTTATCGCGACACAGCTCTCTTCCATACTTCTAAGCCAATCCGAGACCGCAGGACACTCGACCCTGCCCCCTTGGGAACCGGGCTATCTCTATATCCATCACATCTCCACGGGACGGGGCAGCTGCGCGCTGCTGATCCTCCCGGATGCAACGACGATGATGATCGACGCTGGTTCGATGATCAAAGGGTTCGACCCGAAGAGCGACAAGTTCACCATCGAACCGCGTCCCAACGGCAGCATGCGTCCCGGTCAATGGATCGCCAGGTATGCAGGAGAGGTGCTCTCTCAGGCCAATCGCAATGAAATCGATTATTTTCTGCTCACACACTTCCATGAAGATCACATGGGAGCAGTCTGGCCGGGGAGGTATGACATTTCTCCGCGCTCACAGTTTGGACCGTATCAGCTTGGCGGCGTAACGGACGTGGCGGAGACTATCCCTATTCGGAAAGTCATCGACCGTTGCTTTCCCGACTACGCGTATCCGTCTCCCATTCCGGGGCCTCAGTTCGCGAACTACCACGCATTCATCATGAGTCTGGCCGTTCGGGGAGGAGTTGCAGAGCGTTTCGTTGCGGGCTCGAAGGAACAGATCACGCTCAAGCGCGCTCCGGAACGTTATTCAGACTTCGAGGTTCGCAATCTCGCCTCCAATGGGAACGTCTGGACAGGCGTTGGTGACGAGACCAAAGCGCACTTTCCACCGTTAGCTTCACTGAAGCCTGAAGACTATCCACCCGAAAACAAGTGTTCGCTTGCCATTCGTCTGCGATATGGCAAGTTCAGCTATTTCTCCGCCGGCGATCAGGATCATGAAGTGAGAGCAGGACGTTGGCCCTGGGGAGATATTGAAACCGCAACTGCACGGGCGGCGGGAAAGGTCCAGGTCGCAGTCGCAGATCACCACGGATACGCCGATGCGTGTGGCTCCGACTGGGTTCGCGCGCTTCAGCCGAATGCGTTCGTAATTAATGCCTGGGATTCCGGACACCCAACGATCGTCGCTCTCCACAACATGCTCAGCCAGGATATCTACCCTGGGCAGCGGCTGGTGTTCTCGACTGCCACGAAACCTGAGACCACAATTGCGATCCGGCGAATGGCGGAACTAGCCAGTCAGGAAGGGCACGTGATCTTCCGTGTCCCACCGGGCGGCAATTCGTTCGAGGTGTTCGTAAGGGATAGTTCAGTGCCTGACGGTAAAGTCATTGCACACTTCGGGAGTTTCCAATGCACCTAA
- a CDS encoding YqaA family protein, with amino-acid sequence MLSLFHKWNVAIFAALAPLGLWGLGVLAAIDAASIYIPIDALIIEYSAHDHAKFLLYCLIAAAGEALGSLVPYYLGRAGGELFLMKKIDRARYERLRDRFERQEFLAIMIPSMMAPPMPVKLFLLAAGVFEMRAISLFCAVFAGMFLRFSVLATITILYGPRIVQIIGSTVKAHPVIVLATAGVLVMLIAIQVVRKLLDRTKGARFPVED; translated from the coding sequence GTGCTCTCCCTCTTCCACAAGTGGAACGTCGCCATATTCGCGGCGTTGGCTCCGCTTGGTCTATGGGGACTGGGTGTGCTGGCGGCCATCGATGCTGCGTCAATCTACATTCCGATTGACGCGCTCATTATCGAATATTCAGCTCACGACCACGCTAAATTCCTTCTCTATTGCCTCATCGCAGCAGCGGGTGAGGCCCTCGGCAGCCTGGTCCCCTATTACCTGGGTCGCGCGGGCGGCGAACTCTTCCTGATGAAGAAGATTGATCGTGCCCGATATGAGAGGCTTCGCGACCGCTTCGAACGACAGGAATTTCTAGCCATCATGATTCCCTCGATGATGGCGCCCCCGATGCCGGTAAAGCTTTTCCTGCTTGCAGCCGGGGTCTTCGAGATGCGGGCTATCTCGCTCTTTTGCGCCGTCTTCGCAGGAATGTTCCTTCGCTTTAGCGTGTTGGCTACCATCACGATTCTGTACGGCCCGCGGATTGTTCAAATCATCGGGTCTACAGTGAAGGCTCATCCAGTAATCGTCCTGGCAACAGCAGGAGTTCTTGTGATGCTGATCGCGATTCAGGTTGTGCGAAAGCTCCTTGATCGGACGAAAGGGGCGCGTTTTCCGGTGGAAGATTAG
- a CDS encoding glycoside hydrolase family 3 C-terminal domain-containing protein yields the protein MKLFASVLSLCFGGVMLAQNPQAPAFRNTKLPIGERITNLIGQLTLEEKAQQLNHLNQGIPRLGIPMWGGWNQTLHGVWSKQPTTLFPAPIAMGATWDPELVHTVAEKMSDEARALYNAHADGPRSKHGLVFRSPVINISRDPRWGRIQEVFSEDPLLTSRFAVAYIRGLQGDDINHLKLAATVKHFAVNNVETGRQHLSAAVDERDLFEYWLPHWRAAIMEGHAQSVMSSYNAINGTPDAVNHYLLTDILRKKWGFDGFVTDDLGAVHLLTDGGNNRNGSEPGQRWSEDPVAAAAEAIKAGNDSDDAEFEKNLPVAVKRGLLTEKELDAAVRNVLRVGFRLGAFDPPETSPYARISMDVVRAPEHLELAQKVATESLTLLSNRQNFLPLHREAVHKIAVIGPAGGDEYETGNYYGTPSHKTSVVAGLKQLLGDSVSVDFAQGVGFVDQVNSEEMEKAISLAKQADVVILCLGTNARVEAEGRDRRNLDLPGYQENLLEAVFAANPKTAVVLMNAGPIASTWAQDHVPAILEAWYPGEFGGTAIARALFGIDNPGGHLPYTVYASLDGVPPQNEYDVSKGYTYMYFKGVPLYPFGHGLSYTRFEFSGLKVSAEPVTQSGKISVSFDVQNTGELTGTEVPQLYTHQRVSTVPQPIKSLRAFERIELKAGEKRHVEFTVPVKGLAYYDVTRHDFVVEPGTFDVMIGASSDDIRLRGSVRVGTTTTAPKSQAKD from the coding sequence ATGAAACTGTTTGCTTCAGTACTGAGCTTGTGTTTCGGAGGAGTGATGTTGGCGCAGAATCCGCAAGCGCCGGCATTCCGTAATACAAAGCTTCCGATTGGAGAACGCATCACGAATCTAATCGGGCAGTTAACGCTTGAGGAGAAGGCGCAGCAGTTGAACCATCTAAACCAGGGAATTCCGCGACTGGGAATTCCTATGTGGGGTGGATGGAATCAGACGCTTCATGGGGTGTGGTCCAAACAGCCGACAACGCTCTTTCCTGCTCCGATTGCTATGGGTGCAACCTGGGATCCTGAACTGGTTCACACCGTCGCGGAAAAGATGAGTGATGAGGCGCGCGCTCTCTATAACGCTCACGCTGATGGACCGCGTTCCAAACATGGACTTGTTTTTCGCTCACCGGTAATCAACATCTCCCGTGACCCAAGATGGGGCCGCATCCAGGAAGTATTCAGCGAAGATCCGCTGCTGACGAGCCGTTTTGCGGTTGCCTACATTCGTGGCTTGCAGGGCGATGACATCAATCACCTCAAATTAGCGGCAACGGTAAAGCATTTCGCAGTCAACAACGTTGAGACCGGTAGACAACACCTCTCAGCAGCAGTGGACGAACGCGATCTTTTTGAGTATTGGCTGCCCCATTGGAGAGCAGCAATCATGGAGGGCCATGCGCAGTCTGTGATGTCCAGCTACAACGCAATCAATGGGACGCCGGACGCGGTGAATCACTACCTCTTGACGGACATCCTTCGCAAGAAGTGGGGCTTCGACGGCTTTGTCACGGATGATCTCGGAGCTGTTCACCTGCTTACGGATGGGGGGAACAATCGGAATGGCTCAGAGCCTGGTCAGAGATGGTCTGAGGATCCTGTTGCAGCCGCTGCCGAAGCCATCAAAGCCGGCAATGATTCCGATGATGCGGAGTTTGAGAAGAACCTTCCGGTCGCCGTCAAACGGGGACTTCTCACCGAAAAGGAATTGGATGCAGCAGTACGGAACGTCTTACGCGTAGGTTTTCGCCTTGGCGCATTTGATCCACCTGAGACGAGCCCATATGCCAGGATTTCGATGGATGTAGTTCGTGCACCGGAACATCTCGAACTCGCTCAAAAAGTGGCAACGGAGTCACTCACGTTGTTGAGCAACCGGCAAAACTTTCTGCCGTTGCATCGTGAAGCGGTACATAAGATTGCCGTCATCGGGCCTGCGGGCGGAGACGAATACGAGACCGGCAATTACTACGGAACTCCCTCGCACAAAACGAGCGTCGTTGCGGGACTGAAGCAATTACTGGGGGATTCCGTTAGCGTCGATTTTGCTCAGGGCGTTGGTTTCGTGGACCAAGTAAACAGTGAGGAAATGGAAAAGGCAATAAGCCTTGCGAAACAAGCGGATGTTGTCATCCTTTGCCTTGGGACGAACGCTCGCGTTGAAGCGGAAGGCCGTGATCGCCGTAATCTGGACCTTCCCGGCTATCAGGAAAATCTGCTCGAGGCTGTGTTTGCTGCAAACCCTAAGACGGCAGTGGTGCTGATGAATGCGGGGCCGATCGCATCAACATGGGCGCAAGATCATGTGCCGGCGATCCTGGAGGCCTGGTACCCAGGTGAGTTCGGTGGGACAGCGATCGCCCGGGCTCTCTTTGGGATTGATAATCCGGGAGGGCACCTGCCTTATACCGTTTACGCCAGTCTCGACGGTGTTCCACCGCAGAACGAATACGACGTTTCGAAGGGCTACACCTATATGTACTTCAAGGGCGTTCCTTTGTATCCGTTCGGACACGGATTGAGCTATACCCGTTTCGAATTCAGCGGTCTCAAGGTTTCTGCTGAACCTGTGACGCAGAGTGGGAAGATATCCGTCTCCTTCGATGTGCAGAACACGGGTGAGTTGACTGGCACTGAAGTGCCACAACTGTATACGCATCAGCGGGTCAGCACGGTGCCTCAGCCGATCAAGTCTTTGCGGGCATTTGAACGTATCGAGCTAAAGGCGGGAGAGAAGCGTCACGTAGAGTTCACGGTGCCGGTAAAGGGCCTTGCCTACTACGACGTCACGCGCCACGACTTCGTCGTCGAACCGGGCACATTCGATGTGATGATCGGTGCATCTTCAGACGACATTCGGCTGCGTGGAAGCGTGCGGGTGGGAACAACCACCACTGCGCCGAAGAGTCAGGCCAAAGACTGA